A genome region from Eurosta solidaginis isolate ZX-2024a chromosome 2, ASM4086904v1, whole genome shotgun sequence includes the following:
- the Etl1 gene encoding SWI/SNF-related matrix-associated actin-dependent regulator of chromatin subfamily A containing DEAD/H box 1 homolog, whose translation MATVGELNVGDQVTEAEVKPAPVKTTSLASDLRQFRINKTAPAASKTERVPGKKRIQVIADSDSDGAADGLTPKKFKVELTVKEKEERYLAAVKISPEYDAMDIQDALVRNAWKVMDAISYLKQHSKPKGSAYISKAHASGTKPSSQNGNSSRSKAQAYSDCEDSDDEVRAATDQVYDSEESDTETTHEMTGQRKKVFDFMNKATLMELTTVKTLSEKKATLIMDMRPFKDWKDLLNKLESNKAVSADLLNNAQELINKQNNVATILEKCNKMVKRLEAAIETGAGIVDQPQVLNDEMKLADYQIIGLNWLTVMHNQKMNGILADEMGLGKTIQVIAFLAYLKENNLAKGAHLIVVPSSTLDNWEAEIAKWCPSFVVEKYHGSQDERRRMRVRYAKDGFTGFDVLLTTYHIVSSTPEECKMFRVCKLHYVIFDEAHMLKNMTTQRYANLIKINAEMRILLTGTPLQNNLLELMSLLCFVMPSFFAKSIEDIKSLFAKKGKTENTTDVSEFQETQVERAKRIMKPFVLRRLKKDVLNNLPKKESFIIKVPMTESQKENYRELVDYYSNRRGEICSGDRAGISIMMEMRKIANHPLLMRHYFSDETLRDISERLACAPTLKKTNPQYIFEELAVMSDFQVWQMCQKHELYDINIPPRLICNSGKFQHLDKLLPKLKEDGHRVLIFSQFTMMLDIVERYLKFRGHGYFRLDGSTAVDERQDMINDFNADSGTFIFLLSTKAGGVGINLTAADTCIIHDIDFNPYNDKQAEDRCHRMGQTRPVTIYRLISESTIEEGMQLVAEEKLKLEKEITSNEKSEVQEQKCVVRLLTMALGLDKDEEERLNNSMNNSASN comes from the exons atggcTACAGTTGGTGAATTGAATGTTGGTGACCAAGTTACTGAAGCTGAGGTAAAGCCAGCGCCGGTGAAAACCACGAGTCTTGCCAGCGACTTGCGACAATTTCGTATAAATAAAACTGCTCCTGCAGCAAGTAAAACAG AGCGAGTGCCAGGTAAAAAGCGTATACAGGTAATAGCGGATAGCGATAGCGATGGTGCCGCTGATGGACTAACGCCGAAGAAATTCAAAGTGGAATTAACCGTGAAAGAAAAGGAGGAACGTTACTTGGCTGCTGTTAAAATATCACCTGAATATGATGCAATg GATATACAAGACGCCCTGGTGCGTAATGCTTGGAAAGTTATGGATGCGATAAGTTATCTTAAACAACATTCCAAGCCAAAAGGGTCTGCCTATATAAGCAAAGCCCATGCCAGCGGAACTAAACCCTCCTCGCAAAACGGCAACTCATCTCGTTCAAAAGCACAAGCCTATTCCGATTGTGAGGACTCTGACGATGAGGTACGTGCAGCCACGGATCAAGTATACGACAGCGAAGAGAGTGATACCGAAACAACACATGAAATGACAGGACAACGAAAGAAAGTGTTTGACTTCATGAATAAAGCAACATTAATGGAATTGACAACCGTGAAAACTTTGTCCGAAAAGAAGGCTACTTTGATAATGGATATGCGCCCATTTAAAGATTGGAAAGATTTATTAAACAAGTTGGAATCGAATAAAGCTGTATCTGCTGATTTGTTAAATAATGCGCAGGAATTGATCAATAAACAAAATAATGTGGCTACTATATTGGAGAAATGTAACAAAATGGTGAAACGATTAGAGGCAGCTATTGAAACAGGCGCTGGCATTGTTGACCAACCACAAGTACTGAATGATGA AATGAAATTAGCTGACTATCAAATAATTGGTCTTAATTGGTTGACGGTTATGCATAATCAAAAAATGAATGGCATACTTGCTGATGAAATGGGTCTGGGAAAAACCATACAAGTTATTGCATTTTTGGCTTATTTGAAAGAGAATAATTTGGCTAAAGGCGCACATTTAATTGTTGTACCCTCATCTACTCTTGACAATTGGGAAGCCGAAATAGCCAAATGGTGCCCAAGTTTTGTTGTAGAAAAATATCATGGTAGCCAAGATGAACGTAGGCGCATGCGTGTGCGTTATGCCAAAGACGGTTTTACAGGGTTTGATGTTCTATTGACAAC TTATCATATTGTGAGTTCAACGCCAGAAGAATGCAAAATGTTTCGTGTATGTAAACTGCATTATGTTATTTTTGACGAAGCACACATGTTGAAGAATATGACAACCCAACGTTATGctaatttgataaaaattaatgCAGAAATGCGTATTTTACTTACCGGTACACCATTACAAAATAACCTACTCGAATTAATGTCATTACTTTGTTTTGTTATGCCATCATTCTTTGCGAAAAGCATTGAGGATATAAAGAGCCTTTTCGCTAAG AAAGGAAAAACAGAAAACACCACGGATGTATCAGAATTCCAGGAAACACAGGTAGAACGTGCAAAGCGTATAATGAAGCCATTTGTGCTTAGGCGTCTTAAGAAGGACGTTCTCAATAACTTGCCGAAAAAAGAGTCCTTCATA ATCAAAGTTCCGATGACCGAATCACAAAAAGAGAACTATCGCGAATTGGTTGATTACTACTCAAATCGAAGAGGTGAAATATGTAGTGGTGATCGCGCAGGTATCTCCATAATGATGGAAATGCGAAAAATTGCTAATCATCCGCTATTGATGCGTCACTATTTTAGCGACGAAACTTTGCGTGATATTTCAGAACGATTAGCCTGCGCACCTACACTGAAAAAAACCAATCCACAATATATATTTGAAGAGTTAGCAGTAATGTCGGACTTTCAAGTGTGGCAAATGTGTCAAAAGcat GAACTTTATGATATTAACATACCACCACGTTTAATATGCAATTCAGGCAAATTTCAACATCTTGATAAATTATTGCCCAAATTAAAAGAGGACGGTCATCGTGTTCTAATATTCAGCCAATTCACAATGATGCTAGATATTGTAGAACGTTATTTGAAATTCAGAGGGCATGGTTACTTCCGTTTAGATGGTTCGACAGCTGTCGACGAGCGTCAAGACATGATAAATGATTTCAATGCAGATTCTGGTACATTTATATTTCTGCTATCAACAAAAGCTGGCGGTGTTGGCATAAATTTGACTGCAGCCGATACATGTATTATACACGATATTGATTTTAATCCATATAACGATAAACAAGCTGAAGATCGTTGTCATCGTATGGGACAGACACGTCCAGTCACCATATATCGTTTGATCTCTGAAAGCACAATTGAGGAAGGTATGCAGTTGGTAGCAGAAGAGAAGCTAAAATTAGAAAAAGAAATCACTTCAAATGAGAAGAGTGAAGTGCAGGAACAAAAATGTGTTGTAAGGCTATTAACTATGGCGCTAGGTTTAGATAAGGACGAAGAGGAACGTTTAAATAACAGTATGAACAACTCAGCTTCCAATTAA